A DNA window from Thermosynechococcaceae cyanobacterium Okahandja contains the following coding sequences:
- a CDS encoding histidine phosphatase family protein, protein MRLILVRHGEAEGNAAGVMLGRQDVPLTERGQRQALTLGRVLPQPDFIYTSPLQRCVQTAILMNPVPHLKIQELAELIEIDQGIFTGLTWSQAWEQQPDLCEELEENDCLVPIPEAESLAVAWQRAKQAWKRLRRHGDEHCVWCISHGGFLQCLVSVVLGSDRLWGINIPPAAWFDFDLRVDLEGRFEAENLHWWQINNFNATVSAEEQA, encoded by the coding sequence ATGCGATTAATTTTGGTGCGCCACGGGGAAGCGGAGGGGAATGCAGCGGGGGTGATGCTCGGTCGGCAGGATGTGCCCCTAACGGAACGGGGACAGCGGCAGGCGCTGACCCTAGGCCGGGTGCTCCCCCAGCCTGATTTTATCTACACCAGTCCGCTGCAACGCTGTGTGCAAACTGCCATACTCATGAACCCTGTTCCCCATCTCAAGATTCAGGAGTTGGCCGAACTCATTGAAATTGATCAGGGGATTTTTACGGGGTTGACGTGGTCTCAAGCTTGGGAGCAACAGCCCGACTTATGTGAGGAGCTAGAGGAAAATGACTGCCTAGTACCCATTCCCGAGGCGGAGTCCTTGGCAGTGGCATGGCAGCGAGCCAAGCAAGCCTGGAAGCGCCTGCGTCGCCATGGGGATGAACACTGCGTTTGGTGTATTTCCCACGGCGGTTTTTTGCAGTGTTTAGTGAGTGTTGTCTTGGGCAGCGATCGCCTCTGGGGCATTAACATCCCACCAGCGGCATGGTTTGACTTTGACCTACGAGTTGATCTGGAGGGTCGCTTTGAGGCCGAGAATTTACATTGGTGGCAAATTAATAACTTTAATGCCACGGTTAGTGCTGAGGAGCAGGCTTAA
- the thrC gene encoding threonine synthase, whose amino-acid sequence MPVTLSAPPIRPAWHGLIHAYGDFLPVSDRTPIVTLYEGNTPLIPVPRIAERIGRNVSVYVKYDGLNPTGSFKDRGMTMAISKAKEAGAEAVICASTGNTSAAAAAYARRAGLRAYVLVPEGYVAQGKLAQALLYGAEVIAIEGNFDQALEIVRVMADTYPITLVNSVNPYRLEGQKTAAFEVVDSLGNAPDWLCIPMGNAGNITAYWMGFCQYREQNRCDRLPRMMGFQAAGSAPLVNGAVVTHPETVATAIRIGNPANWQRAIAVKDASQGAFNAVSDAEILHAYCLLASEEGIFCEPASAASVAGLLKLADQVPTGATVVCVLTGNGLKDPETALQQHSDRFHRHIDPSEQTVANVMGF is encoded by the coding sequence GTGCCTGTAACCCTTTCTGCCCCTCCTATTCGTCCGGCTTGGCATGGCTTAATTCATGCCTACGGTGACTTTTTGCCGGTGAGCGATCGCACCCCTATTGTGACCCTTTACGAAGGAAATACCCCGTTGATTCCGGTGCCTCGCATTGCGGAGCGCATTGGTCGCAATGTGTCGGTCTATGTCAAGTACGACGGCCTTAACCCGACCGGCAGTTTCAAAGATCGCGGCATGACCATGGCCATCTCGAAAGCCAAGGAAGCCGGGGCAGAGGCGGTCATCTGCGCCAGTACGGGCAATACCTCCGCCGCTGCCGCCGCCTACGCCCGCCGTGCGGGTCTGCGGGCCTACGTGTTGGTGCCGGAAGGCTATGTTGCCCAAGGGAAGCTGGCGCAAGCGCTGCTCTACGGTGCGGAAGTGATTGCCATTGAAGGGAATTTTGACCAAGCCCTCGAAATTGTGCGGGTGATGGCAGATACCTACCCCATTACCTTGGTCAACTCTGTGAATCCCTACCGACTGGAGGGGCAAAAAACAGCCGCCTTTGAGGTGGTAGATAGCTTGGGCAATGCCCCGGACTGGCTGTGTATCCCTATGGGGAATGCGGGCAATATTACCGCCTACTGGATGGGCTTTTGTCAGTATCGCGAACAAAACCGCTGCGATCGCCTACCACGGATGATGGGGTTTCAAGCCGCAGGCTCGGCTCCCCTAGTGAATGGGGCTGTTGTGACACATCCGGAAACGGTTGCGACCGCCATTCGGATTGGCAATCCGGCCAACTGGCAGCGGGCGATCGCCGTCAAAGATGCCAGCCAAGGTGCCTTTAACGCCGTCAGTGATGCCGAAATCCTCCATGCTTACTGTTTGCTGGCCTCGGAGGAAGGGATTTTCTGTGAACCCGCCAGTGCCGCCTCCGTGGCTGGCCTGCTGAAGCTAGCGGATCAGGTTCCCACGGGTGCCACGGTCGTCTGTGTCCTTACCGGCAATGGTCTGAAAGATCCGGAAACTGCCCTACAGCAGCACAGCGATCGCTTCCATCGTCACATTGACCCCAGCGAACAGACCGTGGCAAACGTCATGGGCTTTTAG